A single genomic interval of Picosynechococcus sp. PCC 7003 harbors:
- a CDS encoding 5-formyltetrahydrofolate cyclo-ligase: MDQKTHLRQTFKQRRRSLPESTWHQANAAICQHLRDSQLWQDSITILSYLSHHREPCLQTLLNAPKTWGLPRCVGADLAWHHYQRGDRLVPGKFGIREPEATTPLIDLATIDLVLVPALACSQRGDRLGYGAGFYDRFFATLPQPVTTVGIVFECCFVPTLPNDPWDVPLDYVCTEKRLIKIAQELSQ; encoded by the coding sequence ATGGATCAAAAAACGCACTTACGGCAAACTTTTAAGCAACGGCGGCGATCGCTACCGGAATCGACTTGGCACCAGGCCAATGCCGCCATCTGTCAGCATCTCCGGGACAGTCAGCTCTGGCAGGATTCCATCACGATTTTGAGCTACCTATCCCATCACCGAGAGCCTTGTTTACAGACTTTGCTAAATGCCCCTAAAACTTGGGGATTACCCCGTTGTGTGGGGGCCGATCTCGCTTGGCACCATTATCAAAGGGGCGATCGCCTTGTGCCTGGTAAATTTGGGATCCGTGAACCGGAAGCCACGACTCCTTTAATTGATCTGGCGACCATCGATTTGGTGTTAGTACCCGCCCTTGCCTGTAGTCAAAGGGGCGATCGCCTCGGCTACGGCGCTGGATTTTATGACCGATTTTTTGCCACCCTACCCCAGCCCGTCACCACAGTGGGTATTGTGTTTGAATGCTGCTTTGTGCCGACCCTGCCCAACGATCCCTGGGACGTGCCCTTAGACTATGTTTGTACAGAAAAACGACTGATTAAAATCGCCCAGGAGCTTTCCCAATGA